A part of Dermacentor variabilis isolate Ectoservices chromosome 10, ASM5094787v1, whole genome shotgun sequence genomic DNA contains:
- the LOC142559420 gene encoding uncharacterized protein LOC142559420, which yields MGLQLLTLKLQGYTQTCKLKVKPTGQYPHLLLKLQGALHRSEAAGSFTELQTRGSSYRPVSTPLAGATRPHTEPHVLGGLCRPASTHAEVASFTELQPLDSSYRPVSTYPTGATRSHSDPQVLAFMERVSQIPNGIKQTQQAHSQYLNELLSNANSVPSRP from the exons ATGGGCTTGCAG CTACTCACGCTGAAGCTCCAAGGTTATACACAGACTTGCAAACTCAAG GTTAAGCCTACAGGCCAGTATCCACATCTCTTGCTGAAGCTACAAG GtgctttgcacaggtcggaagCTGCTGGCTCATTCACGGAATTGCAAACTCGGG GCTCATCATACAGACCAGTATCCACACCCCTTGCTGGAGCTACAAGGCCACACACGGAACCACATGTGCTTG GTGGTTTATGCAGGCCTGCTTCGACACATGCTGAAGTTGCCAGCTTCACAGAGTTGCAACCTCTTG ATTCATCGTACAGGCCGGTATCCACATATCCGACTGGAGCTACAAGGTCACACTCGGATCCACAAGTGCTTG cCTTCATGGAAAGGGTCTCACAGATACCTAATGGTATTAAGCAGACCCAGCAGGCCCATTCACAATACCTTAATGAGCTGCTCAGCAATGCCAACAGTGTACCTTCACGACCTTGA